The Candidatus Polarisedimenticolaceae bacterium genome window below encodes:
- a CDS encoding arylsulfatase — translation MRSSKRDLFIAWCVALAIGNAHAQAKKPNILVIFGDDIGMWNVGAYTHGMMGKTPNIDRIANEGMLFTDHYGQPSCTAGRAAFITGQLPIRTGMTTIGIPGSTRGIQKSDPTLAEVLKAQGYATAQFGKNHLGDRNEFLPTVHGFDEWFGNLYHLNAEEEPEELDYPGQKNPEYTKRFGPRGALHTWATDTDDPTVDPKFGKVGKQRIQDTGPLTRKRMETFDAEVTAETLKWLDKNGKGDKPFFCWFNTTAIHIWSHPQEKYLQKAVDEGRAEQDVVRAKMIEHDEQVGQLLDKLKQLGVADNTIVVYTTDNGYELLLWPDGGYAPFRGEKGTTWEGGVRVPCLVSWPGKIKAGSVSNGIQNHEDLFLTLASAAGLPSLKDELLTGKKLGATTYKVHLDGYDNLPLWTGKTDKSARHEIFYYDETDLMAVRVDGWKLHIGVKHHGSWFDEKAYPSVPYVVNLLMDPMERMTPDSEEWQYVGRKFVAQKLWAPTAAGPFLAAHLKSLVDFPPSQGADTLSMKKAIEEVMKKMENPHGSSN, via the coding sequence ATGCGGAGCAGCAAGAGAGATCTCTTCATCGCATGGTGCGTCGCGCTCGCGATCGGTAACGCGCACGCGCAAGCCAAGAAGCCGAACATCCTCGTCATCTTCGGCGACGACATCGGCATGTGGAACGTCGGCGCCTACACGCACGGGATGATGGGGAAGACGCCCAACATCGACCGCATCGCGAACGAGGGGATGCTGTTCACCGATCACTACGGGCAGCCGAGCTGCACGGCGGGCCGTGCCGCATTCATCACGGGCCAGCTCCCGATCCGCACGGGAATGACGACGATCGGCATCCCCGGCTCGACGCGCGGGATCCAGAAGTCGGATCCGACGCTCGCCGAGGTCTTGAAGGCGCAAGGGTACGCGACCGCGCAGTTCGGCAAGAACCATCTCGGCGACCGGAACGAGTTCCTGCCGACGGTCCACGGCTTCGACGAGTGGTTCGGCAACCTTTACCACCTGAATGCGGAAGAAGAGCCGGAAGAGCTCGACTACCCGGGTCAGAAGAATCCGGAGTACACGAAGAGGTTCGGCCCCCGCGGCGCCCTCCACACGTGGGCGACCGACACCGACGATCCCACGGTCGACCCGAAGTTCGGCAAGGTCGGCAAGCAGCGCATCCAGGATACCGGGCCTCTGACCCGCAAGCGGATGGAGACGTTCGACGCCGAGGTCACGGCGGAGACGCTCAAGTGGCTCGACAAGAACGGCAAGGGAGACAAGCCGTTCTTCTGCTGGTTCAACACGACGGCGATCCACATCTGGTCGCACCCGCAAGAGAAGTACCTCCAGAAGGCGGTCGACGAGGGGCGCGCCGAGCAAGACGTGGTGCGGGCGAAGATGATCGAGCACGACGAGCAAGTCGGCCAGCTCCTCGACAAGCTGAAGCAGCTCGGCGTCGCCGACAACACGATCGTCGTCTACACGACCGACAACGGCTACGAGCTCTTGCTCTGGCCCGACGGCGGCTATGCGCCGTTTCGCGGTGAGAAGGGGACGACCTGGGAAGGCGGCGTCCGTGTTCCGTGCCTCGTGAGCTGGCCGGGCAAGATCAAAGCGGGGAGCGTCTCGAACGGCATCCAGAACCATGAGGACCTGTTCCTGACGCTGGCGTCGGCGGCCGGACTGCCGAGTCTGAAGGACGAGCTGCTGACCGGCAAGAAGCTCGGCGCGACGACCTACAAGGTCCATCTGGACGGTTACGACAACCTGCCTCTGTGGACCGGAAAGACCGACAAGTCGGCGCGACACGAGATCTTCTACTACGACGAGACCGATCTGATGGCGGTCCGCGTCGATGGTTGGAAGCTGCACATCGGTGTCAAGCATCACGGGTCGTGGTTCGACGAGAAGGCTTATCCCAGCGTGCCGTACGTCGTGAACCTCCTCATGGACCCCATGGAGCGGATGACGCCGGACTCCGAGGAGTGGCAGTACGTCGGGCGGAAGTTCGTCGCCCAGAAGCTGTGGGCCCCGACGGCGGCGGGCCCGTTCCTCGCGGCGCACCTCAAGAGCCTCGTCGACTTCCCGCCCAGCCAGGGGGCGGACACTTTGAGCATGAAGAAGGCGATCGAAGAGGTGATGAAGAAGATGGAGAACCCGCACGGAAGCAGCAACTGA
- the argG gene encoding argininosuccinate synthase translates to MQNIVALAFSGGLDTSYCVARLREDGFVVHTVYVDTGGVDESERDEIAKRSEALGAEAHHAIDARDAVFRRFVRVLIRGNVLRGEVYPLSVAAERTQQAISVVERAREIGAASLAHGSTGAGNDQVRFDVAFRVLAPEMRVVTPVRDVSLTREAATRYLVERGLPVPAPSAAYSINRGLWGATYGGGWTHDAWEGPPEDWLSAPPDAPGPEDAIIGWTRGVPVSLDGEALWEPELVRRLAERCAAHGIGRGIHIGETALGIKGRIGFEAGAALVLVAAHRELEKLVLTRWQAFWKDHLGRFYGDRLHEGHWFDPALRDIETLIDSSQRAVDGETRVRLDTGRFLVTGARSPHSLFAPEIAVYGEEPHLWSGEEARAFARISAVPDLLAARRS, encoded by the coding sequence ATGCAAAACATCGTCGCCTTGGCGTTCAGCGGGGGTCTCGACACCAGCTACTGCGTCGCGCGCCTGCGCGAGGACGGCTTCGTCGTCCACACCGTGTACGTCGACACCGGCGGCGTCGACGAGAGCGAGCGCGACGAGATCGCGAAGCGGTCGGAGGCGCTCGGAGCGGAGGCGCACCACGCGATCGACGCCCGCGATGCGGTCTTCCGCCGGTTCGTGCGCGTGCTCATCCGCGGCAACGTCCTCCGCGGCGAGGTCTACCCGCTCTCCGTCGCGGCCGAGCGCACGCAGCAGGCGATCTCGGTCGTCGAGCGGGCGCGGGAGATCGGGGCGGCGTCGCTCGCGCACGGCTCGACCGGCGCGGGAAACGACCAGGTGCGGTTCGACGTCGCGTTCCGGGTGCTCGCACCCGAGATGCGGGTCGTGACGCCGGTGCGGGACGTCTCGCTCACGCGCGAGGCCGCGACGCGCTACCTCGTCGAGCGCGGCCTCCCGGTGCCGGCGCCGTCGGCGGCGTACTCCATCAACCGCGGCCTCTGGGGGGCGACCTACGGCGGCGGATGGACGCACGACGCGTGGGAGGGGCCGCCGGAGGATTGGCTCTCGGCCCCGCCCGACGCACCCGGCCCCGAGGACGCGATCATCGGCTGGACGCGCGGCGTCCCCGTCTCGCTCGACGGTGAGGCGCTCTGGGAGCCCGAGCTGGTCCGCCGCCTCGCGGAGCGCTGCGCCGCCCACGGCATCGGCCGCGGGATCCACATCGGCGAGACCGCCCTCGGGATCAAGGGCCGGATCGGGTTCGAGGCCGGAGCGGCGCTCGTCCTCGTCGCGGCGCATCGCGAGCTCGAGAAGCTCGTCCTCACGCGGTGGCAGGCGTTCTGGAAGGACCACCTCGGCCGCTTCTACGGCGATCGTCTCCACGAGGGCCACTGGTTCGACCCGGCCCTTCGCGACATCGAGACTCTGATCGACAGCTCCCAGCGCGCGGTCGACGGCGAGACGCGGGTGCGGCTGGACACGGGGCGCTTCCTCGTCACCGGGGCGCGGAGCCCGCACTCGCTCTTCGCTCCCGAGATCGCCGTGTACGGAGAAGAGCCGCACCTCTGGAGCGGCGAGGAGGCGCGCGCGTTCGCGCGGATCTCCGCCGTTCCCGACCTCCTCGCCGCACGCCGGTCGTAA
- a CDS encoding STAS domain-containing protein, whose translation MLLRISRDPNPSPGVRLKAEGRLIASFAALVEDEGRAALAAADTVVLDLSGVSVVDRAGLEALSRLDRAGVTITGCSEIVASILAAEGIRTA comes from the coding sequence ATGCTGCTCCGGATCTCGCGCGACCCCAATCCGTCTCCGGGCGTGAGGCTCAAGGCCGAAGGACGACTGATCGCGTCGTTCGCGGCGCTCGTCGAGGACGAGGGCCGGGCGGCGCTCGCGGCCGCGGACACCGTCGTTCTCGACCTTTCCGGAGTCTCGGTGGTCGATCGCGCAGGGCTCGAAGCGCTCTCGCGGCTCGACCGGGCCGGCGTCACGATCACCGGATGCTCGGAGATCGTCGCGAGCATCCTCGCGGCCGAGGGGATCAGGACCGCCTGA
- a CDS encoding sigma 54-interacting transcriptional regulator, translated as MADSELDAILDPARLDALRRTCLLDSPPEAAFDRLTSLATTLLHVPVAYVSLVDDHRQFFKSQRGLAEPLALARETPLSHSFCKHAVESRRPLLVEDAREHPILKANPAVVAHGIIAYAGIPLITSEGHALGSFCVVDHAPRRWTDGEVALLEVLAASTLSEIELRRLAGELSGVSAGLKTLVEARTERLRVLLDVNNAVVTCLDRNSLFEAAAAALARVIPFDRAALVLRDPVRDVFTVLGVAGTVPTPPIIPLGTEWPHAGSRAGWIVDHGKPLLTDDLRKPPVFFEHERLVQEGILSAVSVPLAVKGKIIGTLNAGSKTRGRYTEADASLLFAIGEQIALALENLLAYEQIAALKARLEEEKLYLQEEAKAESSFGDVVGASRAIAGVLAGVRKVAETDSTVLVTGETGTGKEMIVRVLHEASRRSEKILVKVNCAALPAGVIESELFGHEKGAFTGALQRKLGRFELAHGGTLFLDEIGDLPLDLQAKLLRVLQDGEFERVGGTRTIKVDVRLVAATNRDLDLAVAEGKFRADLFYRLDVFPIHIPPLRERMDDVPRLARHFVMLYAAKMGKTVGAPSDAVLARLTAYRWPGNVRELQNVIERAVILSSRGRIEPGDIAIAAAVAPASRRPRTLEDVERDHVLSVLEETGWRVSGERGAAKILGLKRTTLEGRMQRLGIVRKTAAARDIRRA; from the coding sequence GTGGCCGACAGTGAACTCGACGCCATTCTCGACCCGGCACGACTCGACGCGCTCCGCCGCACGTGTCTCCTCGACTCGCCCCCGGAGGCCGCATTTGACCGCCTGACCTCGCTCGCGACGACGCTCTTGCACGTCCCCGTCGCGTACGTCTCGCTCGTCGACGATCATCGCCAGTTCTTCAAGAGTCAGCGCGGCCTCGCCGAGCCGCTCGCCCTCGCGCGCGAGACGCCGCTGTCGCACTCGTTCTGCAAGCACGCGGTGGAGTCGAGACGTCCGCTCCTCGTCGAGGACGCGCGGGAGCATCCCATTCTCAAGGCGAACCCGGCGGTCGTCGCGCACGGGATCATTGCGTACGCCGGGATCCCGCTCATCACGTCGGAGGGGCACGCGCTCGGATCGTTCTGTGTCGTCGATCATGCGCCGCGCCGGTGGACCGACGGCGAGGTCGCTCTTCTCGAGGTGCTCGCCGCCTCCACCTTGTCCGAGATCGAGCTGCGCCGGCTCGCCGGCGAGCTGAGCGGCGTCAGCGCGGGACTCAAGACGCTCGTCGAGGCGCGCACCGAGCGTCTCCGCGTCCTGCTCGACGTCAACAACGCCGTCGTGACCTGCCTCGATCGCAACTCGCTGTTCGAGGCCGCCGCGGCGGCGCTCGCGAGGGTGATCCCGTTCGATCGCGCGGCGCTCGTCCTGAGGGATCCCGTGCGCGATGTGTTCACGGTGCTCGGCGTCGCCGGGACGGTCCCGACGCCGCCGATCATCCCGCTCGGGACCGAGTGGCCCCATGCCGGCAGCCGGGCCGGGTGGATCGTCGATCACGGCAAGCCGCTCCTCACCGACGACCTCCGCAAGCCACCGGTGTTCTTCGAGCACGAGCGGCTCGTCCAAGAAGGGATCCTCTCGGCGGTCTCCGTCCCGCTCGCCGTCAAAGGGAAGATCATCGGAACGCTGAACGCGGGAAGCAAGACGCGAGGACGCTACACCGAGGCCGATGCGTCGCTCCTCTTCGCGATCGGCGAGCAGATCGCGCTCGCGCTCGAGAACCTCCTCGCGTACGAGCAGATCGCGGCGCTCAAGGCGCGTCTCGAGGAAGAGAAACTCTATCTCCAGGAGGAGGCGAAGGCCGAATCGTCGTTCGGCGACGTCGTCGGCGCGTCGCGCGCGATCGCAGGCGTGCTCGCCGGTGTCCGGAAGGTCGCGGAGACGGACTCGACCGTCCTCGTGACCGGCGAGACCGGGACCGGCAAGGAGATGATCGTCCGCGTGCTCCACGAGGCGAGCCGGCGCAGCGAGAAGATCCTCGTCAAGGTCAACTGCGCCGCGCTCCCCGCCGGTGTCATCGAGAGCGAGCTGTTCGGGCACGAGAAAGGTGCGTTCACCGGCGCGCTCCAGCGCAAGCTCGGGCGGTTCGAGCTGGCGCACGGCGGGACGCTGTTCCTCGATGAGATCGGCGACCTTCCGCTCGATCTCCAGGCCAAGCTGCTGCGGGTCCTCCAGGACGGGGAGTTCGAGCGCGTCGGCGGCACCCGGACGATCAAGGTCGACGTCCGCCTCGTCGCCGCGACGAACCGCGATCTGGACCTCGCCGTGGCCGAGGGGAAGTTCCGTGCCGATCTCTTCTACCGGCTCGACGTTTTCCCGATCCACATTCCGCCGCTGCGCGAGCGGATGGACGACGTGCCGCGCCTGGCACGCCACTTCGTCATGCTCTACGCGGCGAAGATGGGGAAAACGGTCGGTGCGCCGAGCGACGCCGTCCTCGCGCGCCTGACCGCCTACCGCTGGCCCGGTAACGTCCGCGAGCTCCAGAACGTCATCGAGCGGGCGGTCATCCTCTCGTCGCGCGGCCGCATCGAGCCCGGCGACATCGCGATCGCCGCTGCCGTGGCACCGGCGAGCCGGCGCCCTCGCACCTTGGAGGACGTCGAGCGGGATCATGTCCTCTCGGTGCTCGAGGAGACCGGCTGGCGGGTCAGTGGCGAGCGCGGCGCCGCCAAGATCCTCGGCCTGAAGCGCACCACCCTCGAGGGCCGCATGCAGCGTCTCGGGATCGTGCGCAAGACGGCGGCGGCGAGGGACATCCGTCGCGCGTGA
- the argC gene encoding N-acetyl-gamma-glutamyl-phosphate reductase encodes MNVAVLGAAGFTGGELLRLLLEHPEVTSLTAGSRSQAGRPWGDLHPGVAGLTDARFAPLEPGGLARGCDVVFLALEHGASSRIAREVMDAGPKLIVDLAADFRVHDTSLYRAYYGEHADPALLPRFTYALADVEGDALEGRDALAVPGCFATAAALALRPVSGSGSSPVLFAITGSSGAGTQPKDSTHHPRRASNVQAYSVLGHRHEAEIMERWRVWGGQGSARPRLITHQGPFVRGIYLTLHARGKFERPGRDLLADAYGGRRFVRVVDEPPALAHVVGTNMALVHAAVSDAGDEIQIHVAIDNLVKGAAGQAIQAMNLALGLPEDAGLRLSGVFPC; translated from the coding sequence ATGAACGTCGCGGTCCTCGGGGCGGCCGGCTTCACCGGCGGTGAGCTCCTGCGCCTCCTCCTCGAGCACCCCGAGGTGACGTCGCTCACGGCGGGCAGCCGCTCGCAGGCGGGCCGGCCGTGGGGCGATCTCCACCCCGGCGTCGCCGGGCTCACCGATGCGAGGTTCGCGCCGCTCGAGCCCGGCGGCTTGGCGCGCGGATGCGACGTCGTCTTCCTGGCGCTCGAGCACGGCGCCTCGTCGCGAATCGCGCGCGAGGTCATGGACGCCGGCCCCAAGCTCATCGTCGATCTCGCCGCCGATTTCCGTGTGCACGACACGTCGCTCTACCGCGCGTACTACGGCGAGCACGCCGATCCCGCGCTCCTTCCGCGCTTCACGTACGCGCTCGCCGACGTGGAAGGGGACGCGCTCGAGGGACGGGACGCCCTCGCCGTGCCCGGATGCTTCGCGACCGCCGCCGCGCTCGCCCTGCGCCCCGTCTCCGGGTCCGGATCGTCTCCCGTTCTCTTCGCGATCACTGGGAGCAGCGGCGCCGGGACCCAGCCCAAGGACTCGACGCACCACCCGCGGCGCGCCTCGAACGTCCAGGCCTACTCGGTCCTCGGGCACCGGCACGAGGCGGAGATCATGGAGCGCTGGCGTGTCTGGGGGGGTCAGGGCTCCGCGCGGCCCCGGCTGATCACGCACCAGGGGCCGTTCGTGCGCGGGATCTATCTCACCCTCCACGCGCGCGGAAAATTCGAGCGGCCGGGGCGCGACCTGCTCGCCGACGCGTACGGAGGGCGACGGTTCGTGCGCGTCGTCGACGAGCCGCCGGCCCTGGCGCACGTCGTCGGCACGAACATGGCGCTCGTCCACGCCGCGGTGTCCGATGCCGGCGACGAGATCCAGATCCACGTCGCGATCGACAACCTCGTCAAAGGCGCCGCGGGTCAGGCCATCCAGGCGATGAACCTCGCCCTCGGCCTCCCGGAAGATGCCGGCCTCAGGCTCTCGGGGGTGTTCCCATGCTGA
- a CDS encoding ABC transporter ATP-binding protein — translation MIVLDGVRFGYDRAAPVIAVTGRLEIEPGLTLLLGPNGTGKSTFLRLIAGVEHPDAGTIAIGGIDLWKDEAAARRTLAYVPEQPELTPFASVLEVLRLVARLRGEPASAAGAALERAGLGALARRSIREMSMGQRRRAILAAAWIGSPRVVLLDEPLEGMDRDTQDAILAWVRDLDATGATVVVATHDLDPFVATARSAIAFAGPEPGVVALPADGEPKRRALEALARSPQ, via the coding sequence GTGATCGTCCTCGACGGCGTCCGCTTCGGGTACGACCGTGCGGCTCCCGTGATCGCGGTCACCGGACGGCTGGAGATCGAACCCGGGCTCACGCTTCTCCTGGGGCCGAACGGAACCGGCAAGAGCACGTTCCTGCGGCTCATCGCAGGGGTCGAGCATCCCGATGCGGGAACGATCGCGATCGGTGGGATCGATCTCTGGAAGGACGAGGCGGCGGCCCGGCGCACGCTGGCCTACGTCCCGGAGCAGCCCGAGCTGACGCCGTTCGCGAGCGTCCTCGAGGTCCTGCGCCTCGTCGCACGCCTTCGCGGCGAGCCCGCGAGCGCAGCCGGCGCGGCCCTCGAGCGCGCGGGTCTCGGCGCGCTTGCGCGCCGCTCGATCCGCGAGATGTCGATGGGCCAGAGGCGCCGCGCCATCCTCGCCGCTGCGTGGATCGGCTCGCCGCGCGTCGTCCTCCTCGACGAGCCGCTCGAGGGAATGGATCGCGACACCCAGGACGCGATCCTCGCCTGGGTGCGCGATCTCGATGCAACCGGCGCCACCGTCGTCGTCGCGACGCACGACCTCGACCCGTTCGTGGCGACGGCACGAAGCGCGATCGCGTTCGCCGGCCCGGAGCCGGGCGTCGTCGCCTTGCCGGCGGACGGCGAGCCGAAGCGCCGCGCGCTCGAGGCGCTCGCTCGTTCCCCTCAGTAA
- a CDS encoding amidohydrolase family protein: MKMLAIFAVSIVLSTCALAADLAEGLKPYVKVQAKRVVLAHVRVIDGTGKPAIDDRNVTIENGKIASIAPGADLASSSDTTVLDMKGKTVLPGLVGMHDHMYYVARPNLDATGHSEDPLVVPQMTFSAPRLYLANGVTTIRTTGSVEGFADINLRDLIDAGQLLGPHMDVTAPYLQGKSTLFMQMYQLKDADDARRFVDFWADAGATSFKAYMHITRAELKAAADEAHKRHLKITGHLCSVTYPEAIEAGIDDLEHGFMVNTDGATDKKPDECPIAHSDAFIDRIEPDGSEAKALIDSLVAHHVAITSTMPVFENRMPNRPPLNPKAMDSLTTEARTAYMYARNRAASQPAESAARVTRNFQRGLAMEHAFAKAGGLLLAGCDPTGNGGTIPGFADLREVELLVEAGFTPAEAIRVATLNGAIFLGRDKTIGSIEAGKDADLFVVGGDPSTKIGDINNVEIVFKDGIGFDTAKLLESVKGRYGQY, from the coding sequence ATGAAAATGCTCGCCATCTTTGCCGTGTCGATCGTGCTGTCCACCTGCGCCTTGGCGGCGGATCTCGCCGAAGGCCTCAAGCCGTACGTCAAGGTCCAGGCGAAGCGCGTCGTGCTCGCGCACGTGCGCGTCATCGACGGCACCGGCAAGCCCGCGATCGACGACCGCAACGTCACGATCGAGAACGGGAAGATCGCATCGATCGCACCGGGTGCCGACCTCGCGTCATCGAGCGACACGACGGTGCTCGACATGAAGGGCAAGACCGTGCTCCCCGGCCTCGTCGGAATGCACGATCACATGTACTACGTCGCGCGACCGAACCTCGACGCGACCGGACACTCCGAAGACCCGCTCGTCGTGCCGCAGATGACCTTCTCGGCGCCGCGCCTCTACCTGGCGAACGGCGTGACGACGATCCGCACGACGGGCAGCGTCGAAGGGTTCGCCGACATCAACCTGCGCGACCTCATCGACGCGGGGCAGCTCCTCGGTCCGCACATGGACGTCACTGCACCCTATCTGCAGGGGAAGAGCACGCTCTTCATGCAGATGTATCAATTGAAGGACGCCGACGACGCGCGCCGCTTCGTCGATTTCTGGGCCGACGCCGGCGCCACGAGCTTCAAGGCGTACATGCACATCACGCGCGCCGAGCTGAAGGCTGCCGCGGACGAGGCCCACAAGAGGCACCTCAAGATCACCGGCCACCTCTGCTCGGTGACCTATCCCGAAGCGATCGAGGCCGGCATCGACGACCTCGAGCACGGCTTCATGGTCAACACCGACGGCGCCACGGACAAGAAGCCCGACGAGTGCCCGATCGCCCATTCCGACGCCTTCATCGACCGCATCGAGCCCGACGGCTCCGAGGCGAAGGCGCTGATCGACAGCCTTGTCGCGCACCACGTCGCGATCACATCCACGATGCCGGTCTTCGAGAACAGGATGCCGAATAGGCCGCCGTTGAACCCCAAGGCGATGGACTCGCTGACGACGGAGGCGAGGACGGCCTACATGTATGCGCGCAATCGCGCCGCGTCGCAGCCCGCAGAGTCCGCCGCGCGCGTCACCCGCAACTTCCAGCGCGGCCTCGCCATGGAGCACGCCTTCGCGAAGGCCGGCGGCCTCCTCCTCGCCGGCTGCGACCCGACCGGCAACGGCGGCACCATCCCCGGCTTCGCCGACCTTCGCGAGGTCGAGCTTCTCGTGGAGGCCGGCTTCACCCCAGCCGAAGCGATCCGCGTGGCGACGCTCAACGGCGCGATCTTCCTCGGCCGCGACAAGACGATCGGCAGCATCGAGGCCGGCAAGGACGCCGACCTCTTCGTCGTCGGCGGCGATCCTTCGACCAAGATCGGGGACATCAACAATGTCGAGATCGTGTTCAAGGACGGCATCGGGTTCGACACGGCGAAGCTGCTCGAGAGCGTGAAGGGACGTTATGGCCAGTATTGA
- a CDS encoding sulfite oxidase: MIRRRQFLETSTLAALGTMLAGSTRAFAASEPAHDLIVRSLLPENLETPIAWFDRLVIPNDVFFVRSHFGVPRVGAAHTLRVEGTKPLDLTPADLAAMPQTTVVAVLQCAGNGRSLIEPRVPGVQWGHGAMGQASWTGVRLKEILDRAGVPADAKHVQLEGADAQPKPTTPAFHRSIPLDRALDVTTLVALKMNGEPLSHAHGAPFRLVVPGWAGDHWMKWLRTIRPQAAEAAGFYMQTGYKMPKSPVEPGAAVKPEDMASLTTFPVKSVIARPADGGKAPRGTQEVAGVAFSGLAPIAGVAVSTDGGSTWQTASLEGEAGVGRWQVFRYGFKASPGNAQAMARAIDAKGNTQPEKLSWNPSGYFWNAWHRVQWEVV, from the coding sequence ATGATCCGCCGCCGGCAGTTCCTGGAAACGAGCACGCTCGCCGCGCTCGGGACGATGCTCGCAGGCTCGACCCGTGCCTTCGCGGCGTCGGAGCCGGCGCACGACCTGATCGTGCGCAGCCTTCTCCCCGAGAATCTTGAGACGCCGATCGCGTGGTTCGACCGGCTCGTCATCCCGAACGACGTCTTCTTCGTGCGGAGCCACTTCGGTGTCCCGCGCGTCGGCGCCGCCCACACATTGCGCGTCGAGGGAACGAAGCCGCTCGATCTGACGCCGGCCGATCTCGCCGCGATGCCGCAGACGACCGTCGTCGCGGTCCTCCAATGCGCCGGCAACGGCCGCTCGCTGATCGAGCCGCGCGTTCCGGGGGTGCAGTGGGGCCACGGCGCGATGGGCCAGGCGTCGTGGACGGGTGTGCGCCTCAAAGAGATCCTCGACCGTGCGGGCGTTCCCGCCGACGCCAAGCACGTCCAGCTCGAAGGCGCGGACGCCCAGCCGAAGCCCACGACGCCCGCCTTCCACCGCTCCATCCCCCTCGATCGGGCGCTCGATGTGACGACGCTCGTCGCGCTCAAGATGAACGGCGAGCCTCTCTCGCACGCGCACGGCGCCCCGTTCCGCCTCGTCGTCCCGGGGTGGGCCGGCGATCATTGGATGAAGTGGCTGCGCACGATCCGGCCCCAGGCCGCCGAGGCGGCCGGCTTCTACATGCAGACCGGCTACAAGATGCCCAAGTCGCCGGTCGAGCCCGGCGCCGCCGTGAAGCCCGAGGACATGGCCTCGCTCACCACCTTCCCCGTGAAGTCGGTCATCGCGCGACCGGCCGACGGCGGGAAGGCGCCGCGCGGCACGCAGGAGGTCGCGGGTGTCGCCTTCTCGGGGCTCGCGCCGATCGCCGGAGTGGCCGTCTCGACGGACGGCGGATCGACGTGGCAGACCGCGAGCCTCGAAGGCGAGGCCGGGGTCGGCCGGTGGCAGGTCTTCCGCTACGGGTTCAAGGCCTCACCCGGCAACGCGCAGGCGATGGCGCGCGCGATCGATGCGAAGGGGAACACGCAGCCCGAGAAGCTCTCGTGGAATCCGAGCGGCTACTTCTGGAACGCGTGGCACCGCGTGCAGTGGGAGGTCGTGTGA
- a CDS encoding c-type cytochrome — MRAAIVAIALVLTGACTAPPQQVQHVPESHPVDTAFLKNDCVACHTADLVAQQRLTDKQWPKSVDKMRGWGAPTEDDEVQPLLAGLLGVASRDAGPYVPKTISAHEAAQLFTTAPDGKLGGGDVKKGRDLYADRCSPCHADDARGGTMGVALAGRHVLDRAPDFARAIRAGRGRMPEYPETTDAEIADMIAYLRSIKAP; from the coding sequence GTGAGGGCGGCGATCGTCGCGATCGCACTCGTCCTGACCGGCGCGTGCACGGCTCCTCCTCAGCAGGTGCAGCACGTGCCCGAATCCCATCCCGTCGACACCGCGTTTCTCAAGAACGATTGCGTTGCCTGCCACACCGCCGACCTCGTCGCGCAGCAGCGCCTGACCGACAAGCAGTGGCCGAAGAGCGTCGACAAGATGCGCGGGTGGGGCGCTCCGACCGAGGACGACGAGGTTCAACCGCTCCTGGCGGGACTCCTCGGAGTCGCCTCGCGCGACGCCGGTCCTTACGTGCCGAAGACGATCTCGGCTCACGAGGCGGCGCAGCTCTTCACGACCGCGCCCGACGGCAAGCTCGGCGGCGGCGACGTCAAGAAGGGTCGCGACCTCTACGCCGACCGCTGCTCCCCCTGTCATGCCGACGACGCGCGCGGCGGCACGATGGGCGTCGCCCTCGCGGGGCGGCACGTGCTCGACCGCGCGCCCGACTTCGCCCGAGCGATCCGCGCCGGCCGTGGGCGCATGCCTGAGTATCCCGAGACAACCGACGCCGAGATCGCGGACATGATCGCGTACCTGAGGTCGATCAAGGCGCCGTGA